The Schizosaccharomyces pombe strain 972h- genome assembly, chromosome: I genome contains a region encoding:
- the ypt3 gene encoding Rab11 family GTPase Ypt3 encodes MCQEDEYDYLFKTVLIGDSGVGKSNLLMRFTRNEFNIESKSTIGVEFATRNIVLDNKKIKAQIWDTAGQERYRAITSAYYRGAVGALIVYDITKQSSFDNVGRWLKELREHADSNIVIMLVGNKTDLLHLRAVSTEEAQAFAAENNLSFIETSAMDASNVEEAFQTVLTEIFRIVSNRSLEAGDDGVHPTAGQTLNIAPTMNDLNKKKSSSQCC; translated from the exons ATGTGTCAAGAGGACGAATACGATTATTTGTTCAAGACTGTGCTGATTGGGGATAGTGGTGTTGGAAAGTCAAACCTACTTATGCGTTTCACTAGGAATGAATTTAATATCGAAAGCAAGAGTACTATTGGTGTTGAATTTGCTACTAGAAATATTGTTCTtgacaacaaaaaaattaaagcaCAGATCTGGGATACTGCCGGTCAGGAACGTTATCGGGCCATTACCTCAGCTTATTACCGTGGTGCTGTTGGTGCTCTGATTGTTTACGATATCACAAAACAATCTTCATTCGATAATGTGGGCCGCTGGTTAAAGGAGCTTCGTGAGCATGCAGACAGCAACATCGTTATCATGCTTGTTGGTAATAAAACGGATTTACTACATTTAAGAGCTGTATCTACTGAAGAAGCCCAGGCATTTGCTG CTGAAAATAACTtatcttttattgaaaCCTCCGCCATGGATGCTAGCAATGTTGAAGAAGCTTTCCAAACAGTTTTGACTG AAATTTTCCGAATTGTCTCCAACAGATCACTCGAGGCTGGAGACGACGGTGTTCATCCTACAGCTGGTCAAACGCTTAATATCGCCCCTACCATGAATGATCTTAATAAGAAGAAGTCTTCTTCCCAATGTTGTTAG